In one window of Musa acuminata AAA Group cultivar baxijiao chromosome BXJ3-2, Cavendish_Baxijiao_AAA, whole genome shotgun sequence DNA:
- the LOC108951147 gene encoding probable glucan 1,3-beta-glucosidase A, producing the protein MASHHLCKWLPFLHLLSSLPVLALAARSTPSSTFKAVNLGGWLVTEGWIQPSLFDGIPNKDFLDGTQLQFKSVTQQMYLCAESGGGTIIVANRSSASGWETFKLWRITESTFQFRVFNGQFVGLSDQGNGVDVVAVSTSPGESETFEIVVNANDSNRVRIRSTNGLFLQAKSDVLVTADYPESTSWGDDDPSVFLMTKFGTLQGEFQVTNGYGTEAAAVMTEHWNTFITEDDFKFISGTELNAVRIPVGWWIASDPSPPSPFVGGSLRALDNAFTWADKYNLKVIIDLHAAPGSQNGYEHSASRDGSIDWGTTDSTIDRTVAVIEFLAARYAQRQSLLAVELLNEPRASGVPLDTLKKYYQAGYDAVRKHTTSAYVIMSNRLSGSNTELLQFASGLSRSVVDVHYYNLFSDIFNGLTVQQNIDYVNNNRSSELNTVITANGPLVFVGEWVAEWTVSGASKEDYQRFAQAQLDVYGRATFGWAYWTLKNVENHWSLRWMIDNGYISL; encoded by the exons ATGGCAAGCCACCACCTCTGCAAATGGCTTCCATTCCTTCACCTGCTCTCATCTCTTCCTGTTCTTGCCTTGGCTGCCAGATCCACCCCTTCTAGCACATTCAAGGCTGTCAACCTCGGAGGATGGCTTGTCACTGAGGGCTGGATCCAGCCCTCCCTCTTCGATGGCATTCCCAACAAGGATTTCTTG GATGGTACTCAGCTCCAATTCAAGTCGGTGACGCAGCAGATGTACTTGTGCGCGGAGAGCGGTGGCGGAACGATCATCGTCGCCAACCGATCAAGTGCTTCGGGCTGGGAGACCTTCAAA CTGTGGAGGATCACGGAGTCCACCTTCCAGTTTCGGGTCTTCAATGGACAGTTCGTAGGCCTCAGCGACCAAGGAAATGGCGTAGACGTAGTGGCCGTCTCGACTTCACCAGGTGAATCGGAGACGTTCGAGATCGTCGTAAATGCCAATGACTCCAACCGTGTTCGAATCAGATCAACCAACGGATTGTTCTTGCAG GCGAAGAGCGATGTGTTGGTGACGGCGGATTACCCTGAAAGCACCAGCTGGGGAGACGACGATCCATCCGTCTTCCTGATGACGAAATTTGGGACGCTGCAAGGGGAGTTCCAGGTCACCAATGGTTACGGAACAGAGGCCGCAGCAGTTATGACA GAGCACTGGAACACCTTCATAACCGAGGATGATTTCAAGTTCATATCGGGGACCGAGTTGAATGCGGTGAGGATTCCAGTCGGGTGGTGGATCGCCAGTGACCCCAGCCCTCCGTCGCCTTTCGTTGGAGGGTCACTTCGAGCTTTGGACAACGCCTTCACCTGGGCAGA TAAATACAATCTGAAGGTCATAATCGACTTGCACGCTGCACCGGGGTCGCAGAACGGGTACGAGCACAGTGCATCAAGAGACGGATCGATCGACTGGGGCACGACCGACTCCACCATCGATCGAACAGTGGCCGTGATCGAGTTCCTCGCCGCCAG GTACGCCCAAAGACAAAGCCTTCTAGCGGTGGAGCTGCTCAACGAGCCCCGAGCCAGCGGAGTTCCCCTCGACACCCTGAAGAAGTACTACCAAGCAGGCTACGACGCCGTCCGCAAGCACACGACCAGCGCCTACGTGATCATGTCGAACCGTCTCTCCGGCAGCAACACCGAGTTACTCCAGTTCGCGAGCGGCCTCAGCCGCTCGGTCGTCGACGTCCACTACTACAacctcttctccgacatcttcaacGGCTTGACCGTGCAGCAAAACATCGACTACGTGAACAACAACAGGTCCAGTGAACTGAACACCGTCATCACTGCAAATGGACCTCTTGTGTTCGTAG GGGAATGGGTGGCAGAGTGGACGGTGAGCGGGGCATCGAAGGAGGACTACCAGCGTTTCGCGCAGGCTCAGCTGGACGTGTATGGCCGAGCAACATTTGGGTGGGCGTATTGGACGCTGAAGAACGTGGAAAACCACTGGAGCTTGAGATGGATGATCGACAATGGCTACATATCTCTGTAG
- the LOC103976252 gene encoding classical arabinogalactan protein 9-like: MSGPAYFIAALAVCFSMAAAVATASNTPGHNPCSFAELPIQYCKSFLQKGRHCSKPSLTCCALVFDIFMVNPSCVCEAMKPSFLGVAVDPARVSLLPELCHLPTNNLHCFAPPPSSSPITHPPPATPPSNPPLGSVEAPSSNAPPASVEARSSSPPSGPVVKPPANAPSSSISVPPSHPPSSSIAAPPTSVTAPASAPVSNSHPPATSPAAAPSSSGALKLATSLAVFLANLAFATAFFCSI, encoded by the exons ATGTCTGGGCCAGCCTACTTCATCGCAGCATTGGCCGTCTGCTTCTCGATGGCAGCCGCCGTCGCCACTGCATCGAATACGCCCGGGCATAATCCTTGCTCGTTTGCGGAGTTACCCATCCAGTACTGCAAGTCGTTCCTGCAGAAAGGCAGACATTGTTCAAAACCTAGCCTTACTTGCTGTGCCCTCGTGTTCGACATCTTCATGGTCAATCCCTCGTGCGTCTGCGAGGCGATGAAGCCATCATTTCTGGGAGTTGCTGTCGATCCCGCTCGCGTCTCCCTCCTCCCCGAACTCTGCCACCTCCCGACGAATAACCTTCATTGCTTTG CGCCGCctccgtcttcttctccaatcacTCATCCGCCCCCAGCAACCCCACCGTCGAATCCACCATTGGGTTCAGTCGAAGCACCTTCGTCTAATGCGCCTCCAGCTTCGGTGGAAGCGCGTTCATCGAGTCCACCGTCAGGGCCGGTTGTAAAGCCACCGGCGAATGCACCGTCATCTTCGATTTCGGTGCCGCCGTCGCATCCACCATCTTCTTCAATCGCAGCGCCGCCAACATCGGTAACAGCACCAGCTTCTGCGCCGGTCTCTAACTCTCATCCGCCAGCGACGTCACCCGCTGCAGCCCCCTCGTCCTCTGGCGCGCTAAAGCTCGCAACGTCGCTTGCAGTATTCCTCGCCAATCTCGCATTCGCCACCGCCTTCTTTTGCAGCATATGA
- the LOC103975516 gene encoding thioredoxin domain-containing protein PLP3A, translating to MDPDSFRSTLSTLAFGNVMAAAARDYQKEVLAKEKSQATASNNEEVDLDELMDDPELEKLHAERIAALKKEVEKREVLKRQGHGEYREITEGEFLGEVTGSERVICHFYHREFYRCKIMDKHLKALAPVHLNTKFVKLDAENAPFFVTKLAVKTLPCVVLFRNGIAFDRVVGFQDLGGKDDFTTRALENLLKRKGIIDEKKQDDGEDADDGEDHHKSRSIRSSKMQDSDSD from the exons atggaTCCCGATTCCTTCCGTTCGACGTTGTCCACCCTCGCCTTTGGCAATGTAATGGCCGCTGCCGCTAGAGACTACCAGAAG GAAGTTTTAGCTAAAGAGAAGTCTCAGGCAACAGCATCTAACAATGAAGAAGTTGATCTTGATGAACTGATGGAT GATCCTGAGCTCGAAAAGTTGCATGCTGAAAGAATTGCTGCTCTTAAG AAAGAGGTTGAAAAGAGAGAAGTCCTCAAAAGGCAAGGTCACGGAGAATATAGGGAGATAACCGAAGGGGAATTTCTTGGGGAAGTTACCGGCAGTGAAAGAGTGATTTGCCATTTTTACCACCGGGAATTTTACCGTTGCAA GATAATGGATAAGCATTTGAAGGCCCTAGCACCAGTGCACCTAAATACAAAATTTGTCAAGCTGGATGCTGAA AATGCTCCATTTTTTGTGACGAAATTGGCAGTTAAAACACTGCCTTGCGTTGTACTGTTCAG AAACGGCATTGCCTTCGATAGGGTAGTTGGTTTTCAAGATCTTGGCGGCAAAGACGATTTCACCACCAGAGCTTTAGAAAATCTTTTGAAACGAAAAG GAATCATCGATGAAAAGAAACAGGATGACGGTGAAGACGCTGACGACGGAGAAGACCATCACAAAAGTAGGAGCATTAGGTCCTCTAAAATGCAGGATTCTGATTCAGACTAA